A region of the Pseudomonas asiatica genome:
CGGCTTGATCCCGTGTCAGTGCAAAGTGCGTATGGTGGCTGAGCAGATTGCTCCGGCTGACCTGGCTGCCCTCCCGGCCAATCGCCATGGCCAAGGCCTTCGCGGGCCCCTCATCAAGCATCGGCAATACGTCGTACATCGGTGAAAGCCGCCACTTCCCGGCAACCCAGACCACTGCATGGTTGCGCGGATGGTCGTCGGAGTTGCCTGCCAGGGCGTTGTAGCACATGCGTTTGAACAGCTCCTGCAGGTCGCCATCCGGCACGCCCCGCCGACGCATCTCGTCAGCCACGGCGGCATAGCGCCAATCCCTGTGGTGCGGGCCATCCCACTCCGAGTCGAGCAAAGTCAGAGCACTGAGCATCGGTATGCGCCTGGCGCCCTCGGCAATGGGCGTGCGGTCAAAGCGCTCGACCAGCAATGTAGACGGGTTTTCAGCATGCAGTGCGGTCCGGGTCACGTTAATACCCTTCCCCGCCGCAAATGTCATACAGGCATACTCAATCGTCGGTAGGTCATAGTGGTCAAACCGATCGCGTGTTTAGCCAGAATGAGCATCCCTTTGTCCTGAAGGGTGCGTTACGCAGGACTTCCCCAAGCTTAATGTCTATATGGGTTTGCCTTATAAAGGGTAAGGCTCACTATGGTTGACATTATTTTTCAGATCAGCCCGCCAAAACGCCTGTAAAAGCCTTCATTCACATCCGGCAAAGGCCCATCAGCCGTCTCCAGCGCTGCATTCAGCCAATCTTCCGCCTTGGCAAACACCAGCCGATAGAGGTTACGGCACAGCTGTCGCGCGGCCCTTCCCTCCCAATCCCCAGGCAGCAGCTCGTCCGGCAGTTGCGGGTCGCGCAGCAGCAGCCGGCGGTATTCGTGAATCAGCAGCGTACGTGCCAGGAAGCAATCCTGCGCATCGAGCTGTTGCTGCTCTTTCAAGCCTTGCCATAGCGGCCTGAACAGCTGGATGAACTCGCTGTACTGCTGCCCCAGTTCGTCGATACGCCAGCTTTCCCGCACCTGAGCACGCATGGCCTTGGATGCCAGCACCTCCTGGGTGTGGGTTTCGAAGACGATGCTGTCGTCGCTCGCCTCCAGGTCACGCAAGGTGGCGGCCAGGTCGGTGCGGTCTGCCCGTGGGCAGCCCAGCAGGTTCGGCGCCATGGCGCCGAAGCCCTGCCACTCCAACTCTTCACGCAAAGCCTTGCGCTTGCCGGCCTCCAGTTGCGAGAGCAACACCAGCGTCCAGGCGCCGTCCCAGGCTGGTTGGCTGGGGCTGTAGACTCGCTTGAAGGCTTTCTCGAATCGCCGGCGGCCAGTCCCTGTCAGGCTGTAGTAACTGCGGCGGCCAACCTTTTCGGCGGTGAGCCAGCCTTCCTTGGTAAGGCGGAAGATCGATGTGCGGATCAGGCGCTCG
Encoded here:
- a CDS encoding type II toxin-antitoxin system HipA family toxin, whose product is MTRTALHAENPSTLLVERFDRTPIAEGARRIPMLSALTLLDSEWDGPHHRDWRYAAVADEMRRRGVPDGDLQELFKRMCYNALAGNSDDHPRNHAVVWVAGKWRLSPMYDVLPMLDEGPAKALAMAIGREGSQVSRSNLLSHHTHFALTRDQAEHLLEEVASWEQELKDHYAQILSGKDLDMACDATSSVRMLR
- the paaX gene encoding phenylacetic acid degradation operon negative regulatory protein PaaX — translated: MSNLAPLNNLITRFQEQTPIRASSLIITLYGDAIEPHGGTVWLGSLINLLEPIGINERLIRTSIFRLTKEGWLTAEKVGRRSYYSLTGTGRRRFEKAFKRVYSPSQPAWDGAWTLVLLSQLEAGKRKALREELEWQGFGAMAPNLLGCPRADRTDLAATLRDLEASDDSIVFETHTQEVLASKAMRAQVRESWRIDELGQQYSEFIQLFRPLWQGLKEQQQLDAQDCFLARTLLIHEYRRLLLRDPQLPDELLPGDWEGRAARQLCRNLYRLVFAKAEDWLNAALETADGPLPDVNEGFYRRFGGLI